A window of the Salmo trutta chromosome 25, fSalTru1.1, whole genome shotgun sequence genome harbors these coding sequences:
- the rmnd1 gene encoding required for meiotic nuclear division protein 1 homolog: MHMFHTVLDVTQRRYCSYFNMTSIRTSSCFSSLICPIHNMFWTLLCRLRIQKPLGSRTCAYRFTSVNLSDPIEPHVPPRTRLTPWTTSDSVHHRTCHSSTHIQQHGWTVRRDGERDVSYAARHFNTCVQSLSAVPGQPTSTRPWSFSIQRRFYSTAPVKSVMKPVTVLGSGKKIPKGPRTKQPSRTNQPTPKEDKDMMQCIAYATADQYHLPTLCHDLIAHGFYEVDLPRDASNALVICTDNAQKPSDNATMFFFREGSVVFWNVEEKTMKKVMRILERHEIHPYEVALVHWENEEINYTIGEGNSKLQRGNFLLNSEIDPDKAVLDKFAFSNALSLSVKLAIWEVALDDFVESIQSIPEMLKSGNKIKLSRAEVMQKIGELFSLRHCINLSSDLLITPDFYWDRENLEMLYDKTCQFLNINRRVKVVNEKLQHCTELTDLMRNHLSEKHSLRLEWMIVILITIEVLFEVGRMIF, from the exons ATGCACATGTTTCACACCGTGTTAGATGTGACTCAACGCAGATACTGTAGTTATTTTAACATGACAAGCATTAGAACATCTTCTTGTTTTAGTAGCCTGATTTG TCCAATCCATAACATGTTCTGGACACTGTTGTGCCGACTGAGGATCCAGAAGCCTTTGGGGAGTAGGACATGTGCCTATAGGTTCACCTCTGTCAATCTGTCAGACCCTATCGAGCCGCATGTACCACCTAGAACTCGACTAACTCCCTGGACCACCTCGGACTCTGTTCATCATAGGACGTGTCACTCAAGCACACACATCCAACAGCATGGCTGGACTGTCAGACGAGACGGGGAGCGAGATGTTTCGTATGCGGCACGACATTTTAACACCTGTGTTCAGTCACTATCAGCTGTCCCTGGTCAGCCCACCTCCACCAGACCCTGGAGTTTCAGTATACAGAGAAGGTTTTATTCAACAGCTCCTGTTAAATCAGTGATGAAACCAGTGACCGTGCTTGGAAGTGGCAAAAAAATTCCTAAAGGCCCCAGGACCAAACAACCATCCAGAACCAATCAGCCGACCCCAAAGGAGGACAAG GATATGATGCAGTGCATTGCCTATGCAACAGCAGACCAGTACCATCTGCCAACACTCTGCCATGACCTCATAGCCCACGGCTTCTACGAAGTAGATTTACCAAGAG ATGCCTCAAATGCACTCGTAATATGCACTGACAATGCCCAAAAACCCAGTGATAATGCAACAATGTTCTTCTTCAG GGAGGGGTCAGTGGTCTTTTGGAATGTTGAAGAGAAAACA ATGAAGAAAGTGATGAGGATCTTGGAGCGGCATGAGATTCATCCCTACGAGGTAGCTCTGGTCCACTGGGAAAATGAAGAGATCAACTACACTATTGGAGA GGGAAACTCAAAGCTACAACGTGGTAACTTCCTGCTGAACAGTGAAATAGATCCTGACAAGGCCGTGCTGGATAAATTTGCATTTTCAAATGCCCTTTCTTTGTCAG TGAAACTGGCCATATGGGAGGTGGCTTTGGATGACTTTGTGGAGTCGATTCAGTCAATTCCAGAG ATGCTGAAATCTGGGAATAAAATAAAGCTCTCCAGAGCAGAGGTTATGCAGAAGATCGGAGAACTCTTTTCTCTGAG ACACTGCATCAACCTGAGCTCTGACCTGCTGATCACGCCAGACTTCTACTGGGACAGAGAGAACCTGGAGATGCTCTACGACAAGACGTGTCAGTTCCTCAACATCAACCGCCGGGTCAAG GTAGTGAATGAGAAACTGCAGCACTGCACTGAGCTGACAGACCTAATGAGGAACCACTTGAGTGAGAAGCACAGCTTGAGGCTGGAGTGGATGATCGTCATCCTCATCACTATCGAG GTGTTGTTTGAAGTTGGCAGAATGATTTTCTGA